From the Periophthalmus magnuspinnatus isolate fPerMag1 chromosome 1, fPerMag1.2.pri, whole genome shotgun sequence genome, one window contains:
- the LOC117393890 gene encoding protein Dok-7 produces MTDTVVAEGQVKFRDGKKWKTRWVVLRKPSPVADCLFLLAYKKEKKKGKKGIGQKESLTLEGICGVEPGPGFDGVSYSLSVLCLSHTLVLGFSSREALLAWDARICFHLGEVHRFSVSVEPGSKLETGPASLHLCNSLLVLTSGLPPVVTGHWKLSALRRYGAVPNGFVFEGGTRCGYWSGVFYLSCSEGEQISLLVDCIVRGIGLNRTPQGLRPANPADANPVSAEERILQETSDLEKRLSRLSNCSLASSTASTFSCSTSVAGDDHSSISSSSSSQSEASYGPRLPLWPESLSRLHSANDTASSSSTLKALTASDDRLYAAATGNAGPRPSSAQLHSRGLHDSGRQSSLDSGIGIAASSQLSGSFSSYTGSLDATVAQGGEEFGSEPSLALPQPLAAAPLTPPPPPTEAAPTPVTPVPDSTPSTCPSSRCSTRISQRHSDEYHIPSMLKLRYDTPKSLLSLRDTPNTPSELGRDTSNTEDFWWSGGPPKVINQRSNSGVSERQSTNRPQSVAACLFNGKTQCGHASDNYITSEQWRAVGITSSRKVEKSAPERTTHISKPDEQNYGALGNMLAGLKLSMPSSPPPAPLAVPTRPVTACGIFRPDSKASTFLDPSLYLHNTVHYVNLPFSSMLANRDLLCSSPAAIPNLQVAHRVPPPLEGSTSATAHLNPSPMETAQRGAESVQGGGGRPWDRLTQSRKPGTPQ; encoded by the exons ATGACGGATACAGTTGTCGCGGAGGGACAAGTAAAGTTTAGAGATGGAAAAAAG TGGAAGACGCGTTGGGTTGTGCTCCGAAAGCCCTCTCCAGTTGCAG ATTGTCTGTTCCTGTTGGCGTAtaaaaaggagaagaagaaaggaaagaagGGGATTGGTCAGAAGGAGAGTTTAACACTAGAG GGCATCTGTGGAGTAGAGCCAGGCCCTGGGTTTGATGGCGTGTCCTACAGTCTGTCTGTCCTGTGCCTGTCCCACACTCTGGTCCTGGGCTTCAGCAGCAGAGAAGCACTGCTGGCCTGGGACGCTCGCATATGCTTCCACCTCGGAGAAG tCCACAGGTTTAGTGTGAGTGTGGAGCCGGGGTCTAAACTGGAGACCGGGCCCGCCTCGCTTCACCTGTGCAACAGCCTTCTGGTCCTCACTTCAGGTCTACCTCCCGTGGTCACAGGACACTGGAAACTCTCTGCCCTCAGACGATATGGAGCCGTACCCAATGGATTTGTGTTTGAGGGGGGGACTCGCTGTGGCTACT GGTCCGGAGTGTTCTATTTGTCGTGCTCAGAAGGGGAGCAGATCAGTCTCCTGGTTGACTGTATCGTGAGAGGCATCGGCCTGAATAGGACCCCACAAGGTTTACGTCCTGCCAATCCAG CTGATGCTAATCCAGTTTCGGCAGAAGAACGAATCCTCCAGGAAACATCAGATctggagaagagactcagcagGTTGTCCAACTGCAGCCTGGCCAGCAGCACAG CCTCCACTTTTAGCTGTAGTACATCTGTTGCTGGAGATGACCACAGCAGtatctccagctcctcctccagccaatcagaggccagCTACGGACCAAGACTTCCCCTTTGGCCCGAGTCCCTATCCAGGCTTCACTCCGCCAATGATACAGCATCCAGTAGTTCTACATTGAAAGCACTGACAGCTTCAGATGATCGCTTGTACGCTGCGGCAACAGGAAATGCAGGGCCACGCCCGTCTTCGGCTCAGCTTCACTCTCGTGGTCTCCATGACAGCGGGCGGCAAAGCTCATTGGACAGTGGAATCGGCATCGCAGCGAGCAGCCAATTATCAGGCAGCTTCTCGTCATATACAGGAAGTCTGGATGCCACCGTTGCCCAAGGAGGGGAAGAGTTTGGATCTGAGCCCAGTTTAGCTTTGCCTCAACCTTTAGCTGCTGCACCCCTCACGccaccccctcctcccacaGAGGCTGCACCCACCCCTGTCACACCTGTCCCAGACTCCACCCCTTCCACCTGCCCCTCCTCCAGGTGTAGCACTCGTATATCACAGAGACACAGTGATGAATACCATATACCTAGCATGCTAAAACTACGCTATGACACCCCTAAAAGCTTGTTATCTCTTCGGGACACCCCTAACACCCCCTCTGAACTGGGCCGGGACACTTCGAATACTGAGGATTTTTGGTGGAGTGGAGGCCCACCAAAAGTTATAAATCAGCGCTCCAACTCAGGGGTCAGTGAGCGACAATCTACAAATAGACCACAGTCAGTTGCAGCTTGCTTATTCAACGGAAAAACACAG TGTGGTCACGCTTCGGACAATTACATCACCTCGGAGCAGTGGCGCGCGGTCGGAATCACTTCCTCGAGAAAG GTTGAGAAGTCAGCACCAGAGCGAACCACACACatatctaaaccag ATGAACAGAACTATGGGGCTCTAGGCAATATGTTGGCAGGACTCAAACTTTCTATGCCCTCTTCTCCACCACCTGCTCCTCTCGCTGTGCCCACCCGGCCCGTAACAGCCTGTG gtATTTTTCGACCCGACAGTAAAGCCTCCACCTTCCTGGACCCCAGCCTGTACCTCCATAACACAGTTCATTATGTCAACCTTCCCTTTAGCTCTATGTTAGCCAACAGAGACCTCCTGTGCTCCAGTCCTGCTGCGATACCCAATCTGCAAGTCGCTCATAGAG tTCCTCCACCTCTAGAGGGCTCCACCAGTGCTACTGCCCACCTCAACCCCAGTCCCATGGAGACGGctcagagaggggcagagtccGTTCAGGGTGGAGGGGGGAGACCGTGGGACAGACTGACTCAGAGCAGAAAACCTGGGACCCCACAGTGA